TCGAACAGGCGCTCTCGGGAACGACGATCACGCTCGCATCTCAGGTTCGGTGTCGTGAGTGCTCGCGAACACTCACCGAGGGCGATCCGATCCTCGCAGGGTCGGAAAAACGAGGCGGTGAGTGGACGCTCACGCGGGTGGTCTGTAAGAGCTGTCCACCGGAACCCCCGACCGACACCCCGATCGTCTCGGGTCGGATCGCCAGCACGGCCGACCTCGCGAACCAGCGACACACACTTACGCTCTCCGACGTCGGACTGATCGAGACGGCTCGCCACGACGACTCCGAATGTAATGAGCAGACCGACCCCATCCCAGCGTGTCGGCCGAGCCGATCCCCGAACCCGGAGGGCGAGAACGGGTGAACCCGGACAAACCAACACTCGCGTCCATCTCCGAGCGTCTCGACGAACTCACGGAGCGCGTCGGGGACCTGGAGACCGAGCTGCGTGGGCTCGAATCCGAATCGAGATCGGAATCCACGGTCGAAACACAGCCCACTCTCGAACTCCGTGGGACCACCTCCCCGGACGATGCGAGCCTCGATCAGATCTGGATCGCCGGCCATCCGATCGGGCTGATGCTCACGCGCCGTCGGCGGGAGATCGAACGGCTTCGCGAGGAGATCGACGAACGACGCCTGGACGGTCTCGAAACCGACCTCCCCGCAGATCGCCTGCTCCCGATCCAGCAGGTCACCAGGACCTCCGAGGTCGATCCCTCGGTTCTGAGCGCGAACGATCGACGTGCGGCGGTCGTCTGGTCGAACCTCTTCGAGAGCTGTGATCGCACCCCGACGAAACTCGTCCTCGACTCGAGCGCGGTAAAGACGATCCTGCAGGTGAGCGAGGGGGAACGCCCGCACAACGAGACCGTCCGACGCGTGATGGAGCGTGTCGCCGACCTCGCCGGGGACCTCGTTAGCTGTGAGATCCACCGGACGAGAAAGGCACTCGTGATCGATCGAGCCGAGCTCGCCGCGTTCGTCGACGACATCGACGAGCGGTTCGCGATTGCCGAACAGGAGAGAACCCGATGAACGCCCGCGGATACCAGCCGGACCGTCACGATGTTGTGACGGCTGACGGGGGAGGACGTGTGATCTGATAGTCCCCGTGCGGTCGCTCGGATCGACCTGTCGACGAACACACCCATCGATCGGCGTCGACCGGGCCTGACGGTGGGTCGACTACTCGTGGGTACATCGCCCGGTCGTCGCCGGTCGTATCCCCGTTCACTGGAAGCGGTCGATTCGACCATCACAACATCGTGACGCGTGACCCACGAGCGGCCGGTCGCCACGAACGTGGCACTCCCCGAGGCTTACTGGACGATCTACGAGACCGAAACGAACCGGAAAGCAACTGGGGAGAGACGCGTTCGCCCAACGGAGCGACCACACGAACGAGGGCCGATAGAACGGCGCTCTTTCAGCCCGTTGGTCCACTGCCGGTGGACTAAGCCTCTCCTCATCTCGTTCCCCGGTCCGTACCTAACGGGCGAATAGCAGTCGGAATCTCGCCTCACGGTGTTTTGCATGGGGTGTTCAGGGCGGGATTCGCCTCTGTCTCGCTATGTTTGACGAACGCGACCGGAGACTGCAGTGAGTTCGTTCACGAGCGATTCCGGCTCCCCGATCGACCGTCGATCCACGACGACGACTCCGGCCATCGCGTGTCGATGTCTCGGAGAGTCGGAACCGACGGGCGAACCCCGTGCAGTCGTTTCGTTACATCCCGCGCTCGCGGAGCCGGATCACCTCGACGTCCGGTACCTCGTCGTACTCGGCGTCACCACAGATGACTAACGAACACTCCAGGGTCGACGCCGTCGCGAGTGCGTAATAGAGTAGAGGGTGTCATACAACAGTTCATATGCCCTGGTTTCTGTCATGCTGGATCGATCAATACAGGTGACGCACGCATCGTTCTAGACGGAGGACCAATATGGGATCTATTCTTACTGCGAATCTACTTCTTCGTAGTACTCGATAATCTCCTTCAAACACCACTGGTTGAGTCCTTGTGATGCGAGCGTGAAAACCAACGTTGAGACAGGCTTGCGTTTGTACGCTGCGTAGAGACCATAGAGCCCTATTGGGATACTCACGGTGTTTAGGATCTGTGGGTAGCCGAGACCGATGAGGCGGTGCCCGTCGTTAGTCCAGCGTTCTTCAGCACGTACGACCTTGTACATCCAGTCATCCAACTCTTCACTTGGTTCGCGGAATAGCACCGGATTGATGATTAAGAACAGGAGAGTGAGCCCCAACAACTTCCATTGCCGATGGTAGAGTGCGCCCACGGCCACGAACCCTGCTGCCATTCGACTCCACCCGCTCTTCGGATTGGAGTGTCTGGCCCACATGTTCTCCATCTCCGTCAACTCTGTGAGCATATCGACTATCTCGAAAGTGAGACGTTCCACTGTCACATTAACATTCCGCCACAGCGTTCAGTAAGCATACCTACTGAGCGGTCGGTTCATCACTCTACTGACTTGAAAACAATACCGTGTCAATCGTTGAATGACACCCTTTAGAGTACGTTAGAAAGCCCGAAGACTTCCGCTGATCCCCATCAGTCGGTGGCAACGCTGTACTGTCGGCGGGTACCACCGACTGATCACAGCGTCTTCAGTGTGATGTCAGCGGAGACATAGTGTGGTATTTATTTCGATTGGTCACCTAAGGGCTGTATGAGTGAGGCATTCAAGTGTGATGGATGTGAAGGGTATACGGATGGGAGACCTTCTGCGGTTCTAACAGACCACGATCGTCCAGTTTCACAGTCAGGAGACGGATCAGGCGAAAGCCCTCGAGAGTACGATCTCTGTAAGTCCTGTCTTGGAACGATCAAAGAAAATGTCCTTACTAACGGGGTGAGGTAATGAGACTGCGCTCAATTTTTGCTCGCTCTATTACCAAACCTAACAAACACGGACGACCACTAGCGTTCCGATATATTTCGGTCATTCGTCGGTGAAAAACCACTGACTCTATCGTTTCCACTGTTGGAGCGTGTCATAGAATTCATACCACACAATAGTCAGTCAAAGTACTGTTATATAGTATAACGGCTTCACTGATCCGTGCACCAGGTGAACGGAGATTGAAGACAGTTAGAGAGCGCTCCTTCGTTTATGAATACTGAACCTTCTCGTCCGTTCGCTCTGTTTCGCTTCGGAGCAGAGGAGTGTTAGGGGGAAATTCGGCGTTCTCGGAGGTGCTAGCTTTACATCTGTGAACAACCGTGCGAACCTTCCAATGACACATCAGCAAGGCAAAAATCAAGAGACGAAGCGAGGAGAGCGAAAGCAGCTCTGGAGACTTGGTCGAGATCGCATAGAGTGAGCATGCGAGAGTGTAAGTGCCTGAAGAAGACAGGTTTCGCTACTTCGGTATCTACTGGTATGGCCGGGGTACTCGCTTGCTCTCGACATCGGGGCCTTGTGCAACACTCACCGGGAGGTCCATTACTATTGTTGCACAAGGCAGATTAATTTCCGTCATCATGGCGATCGGACTTGCCTAGCGGAGATCTGGTGGTTCCTTCAGGTGTCCGTCTCGGTCATCGCTGTTGGTTCAGCCTGGCTGGCGTACGTCTCAGCCAGCTCCACGAGATCGTAGACGTGAATCCCGGTCTTGAACCACAGCACGCGATCGGCAGCGCTCCCAAACTCCTCACTGGAACAATCCAAGCGCTCTGAGACAGCGAGAATGAAGTTGTCCGCGTCTACCTGCCGGATCTTCTCCAGCTTCGATTCCAGATACTCGGGAGTCCAGAATCCAACGACCTCGAGGATCGCCCGACGACCGTCCGGATGCTCGATCGCAAAATCGGGGATCATCACCTCCGCGCCGAGGTCGAATACGTCGTCCTCTCGCACTAACTCCCACTCCGTCGTTGCTCGTTCCCACTTTTGGGCGAGCGTCCGTTCGACGTCGCTATCGAAGCGCTTCCCGGCGCTGTAATGCGAATCCAGCCCGTCGGTATGATCCAATGTGAACTGGCGCGTCTCTCCGAGTGTCTCGTCGATAAGGATCTCGGCGGCCATCTCCCACCGATCACAGAGCGGAAGTGCCGGAAGGAAGTTCGCCATTCGGATCCCGTACTTCTGAGACTGCGAAAACAGCGATGCCGGTCCATCAAGCACGGCTTCGTACCCTACAGCCTGATCGGTACTCCCGACGCGCTTGCCATCGGCGTCGATCGGGTAGATGCGGTGCATTAGCCCGAACAGCTTCACGTAGCTGAACACTGTCCCGAAGTGATCCCACACGCGAATGCACATCTCCGTCGCATCGTAGAGCACCGCCTGCGCGAGCGCGAGATTGTACCGGATCAACAGCCAGTCGACGGTGAGATCCGTGTGTTCGTACTCTTCGGAGCTACTGCCGGTCAACGCAGTCGTCGATGTCGACGCTGATGTCCTCTCATCACCAGCACCAGTATCAGCGTACTGCTCGGCAGTTCGCGTCCCGATCCGGACGAGTCGTTTGTTGCCCTCGAGATCGGCGTACATCCCCCGATAGCACTCTTCGAGTGAGATACCCAGCGCGTCGGCAACCCCGCTATACACTTCCAGCTTCTGGGTGTCCTTACCGAGTGTGGGCTGTCGGACGATCGGATACCGTTCATTGGCTCGCTCGAACAGTCGCCGACGAATCTCGCGCGGCTCGACCGGCGAGACGACCTCGAACTCACACTCGTCTTCCAGGAGCTTCGCCAAACCCTGAACGATCTTGTAGTCGGTATCCGCGACGGTCAGTTCGTCGATCGCGTCCTCGAGGTCACCCTTCGATTCCTCAAGATGCGCCTCGAACAACTGAATGAGCTCTCGGGCGGTCTGCCGGTAGCGCTCGTCGTTCGAGTTGATAAATAACGGTGTGACCTCTTCATCAGTCGTGCGCGACCGTGAGAGATCAGCCGTTAGCACTGCTACTCACCCCCTCACGGCGGCGTTGGGAGACGTACGTCTCCATCGTATCCTCCGAGATGATCTCGTAGAGGCGTGCCGGCTGACGGTCCTCCGTTGGCCGCAGAATGCGACCAAGCCGCTGAGCATACTGGCGTTTCGACGCGCTCCCCGAAAGGATGATTCCGACGTTCGCTGCAGGAACGTCGATTCCCTCGTCAAGAACCTGAGACGTTCCCAGCATCGAGTACTCGCCGGTGCGGAATCGATCGAGAATCTCGGTGCGCTCCTCAGTTTTCGTCTGATGAGTGATGCAGGGAACGATGAACTCCTGGGAGATGTCGTAGGCGAAGTCGTTGTTGGCGGTGAAGATGATAGCGCGGTCGTCGTGGTGACGCTTGATCAGGTTATCAAGCGTGTCGAGTTTCTTCGCGGCCGTGCGGGCGATTCGCTCGGCTCGCTGCTTGGCGATGAGCGCCCGTCGTCCCTCCGGATCGTAGGACGTCCGTTTGAGGAACTCCGCATACCCCTCTGCCTTCCAGAGGTCGAACTCGTGACTGTCGACGTAGTCGCGGTAGATCTGATACTCCTCGTTATATGTGGTGCGTTCCTTCGGTGTGAGATCAACTGACATATGAATCGTCTCGTACTCGCTGAGATACTCGCCGGCGAGCTCGTCGACGTCCTCCTGGTAGACGACCGGTCCGATGAGGTCCTCTAAGAGTTCGTGTTTCCCGTCCGGACGCTCGTAGGTTGCCGTGAGTCCGAGGCGATACGGCGCGATCGTCATCTCGGGGATCTGCTGGTAGGTCGGAGCAGGCAGGTGGTGTTCCTCGTCGACGACGAGCAAGCCAAATCGATCGCCGTACTCGTTGACGTAGCGATAGGCGCTGTCGTAGGTGGTGACGGTGATCGGAGTGACCTCGTGACTGCCACCGCCGAG
This region of Halalkalicoccus sp. CGA53 genomic DNA includes:
- a CDS encoding DUF6653 family protein, with product MLTELTEMENMWARHSNPKSGWSRMAAGFVAVGALYHRQWKLLGLTLLFLIINPVLFREPSEELDDWMYKVVRAEERWTNDGHRLIGLGYPQILNTVSIPIGLYGLYAAYKRKPVSTLVFTLASQGLNQWCLKEIIEYYEEVDSQ
- a CDS encoding DEAD/DEAH box helicase family protein is translated as MKIEFDDGTLLLRGATETAPYAEWDERVDEYRAQAYRYRALLEWAGMGDGTRHREEERGTAKQRTLQQGFNQTIEDAARAYPDLELTPALHIEPREYQQAALNAWIDHGRRGSVVLPTGSGKTFLGLQAIADAGVSALVVTPTIDLMNQWHATLTNAFGDQLREPIGVLGGGSHEVTPITVTTYDSAYRYVNEYGDRFGLLVVDEEHHLPAPTYQQIPEMTIAPYRLGLTATYERPDGKHELLEDLIGPVVYQEDVDELAGEYLSEYETIHMSVDLTPKERTTYNEEYQIYRDYVDSHEFDLWKAEGYAEFLKRTSYDPEGRRALIAKQRAERIARTAAKKLDTLDNLIKRHHDDRAIIFTANNDFAYDISQEFIVPCITHQTKTEERTEILDRFRTGEYSMLGTSQVLDEGIDVPAANVGIILSGSASKRQYAQRLGRILRPTEDRQPARLYEIISEDTMETYVSQRRREGVSSSANG
- a CDS encoding DUF790 family protein, whose protein sequence is MLTADLSRSRTTDEEVTPLFINSNDERYRQTARELIQLFEAHLEESKGDLEDAIDELTVADTDYKIVQGLAKLLEDECEFEVVSPVEPREIRRRLFERANERYPIVRQPTLGKDTQKLEVYSGVADALGISLEECYRGMYADLEGNKRLVRIGTRTAEQYADTGAGDERTSASTSTTALTGSSSEEYEHTDLTVDWLLIRYNLALAQAVLYDATEMCIRVWDHFGTVFSYVKLFGLMHRIYPIDADGKRVGSTDQAVGYEAVLDGPASLFSQSQKYGIRMANFLPALPLCDRWEMAAEILIDETLGETRQFTLDHTDGLDSHYSAGKRFDSDVERTLAQKWERATTEWELVREDDVFDLGAEVMIPDFAIEHPDGRRAILEVVGFWTPEYLESKLEKIRQVDADNFILAVSERLDCSSEEFGSAADRVLWFKTGIHVYDLVELAETYASQAEPTAMTETDT